The Lactobacillus sp. ESL0680 genome has a segment encoding these proteins:
- a CDS encoding MupG family TIM beta-alpha barrel fold protein, with protein sequence MIGFSIYLGEDLTARDYNYLIAMRNAGFGAVFTSLHIPEDDAQIVLQRLNVLTKWCRNLDLDVIADVSQVGLARLGVAIADLTQVKALNLTGLRIDDGVDFSVVAKLSKEMPLALNASTLSNQDIASLREHGADFDHLEAWHNYYPRPETGLDRVWLNEKNTWLHQNGLKTMAFVAGDHLKRGPIGAGLPTLEEQRDENPLAATLELQKLGCDRVFIGDPSLKPATITSFTNYLKHGAITLHVTEAPEQLTAQKWHNRPDVARDVIRLVEGRRRQLFDVEPQSKVAPRPQGTITCDNRRYLRYQGELQVTKTNLPADERVNVLGHVIAADLPLLAQVDANQAIIFEKVNQA encoded by the coding sequence ATGATAGGTTTTTCAATCTACTTGGGCGAGGATTTGACTGCTCGAGATTATAATTACTTAATTGCAATGCGGAATGCCGGTTTTGGGGCTGTCTTTACGTCATTGCATATTCCAGAAGACGACGCGCAGATTGTGCTGCAGCGTCTAAATGTGTTAACCAAGTGGTGCCGTAATCTTGATCTTGACGTGATTGCAGATGTGTCACAGGTTGGTTTAGCAAGATTAGGTGTGGCGATTGCAGACCTCACGCAGGTCAAGGCACTAAATTTAACGGGATTAAGAATTGACGATGGTGTTGACTTTAGCGTTGTTGCTAAGTTGTCAAAGGAAATGCCGCTTGCCCTAAATGCCAGTACACTTAGCAATCAAGATATTGCTTCTTTGCGCGAGCATGGTGCTGATTTTGACCACCTTGAAGCTTGGCACAACTATTATCCGCGTCCTGAAACTGGGCTTGATCGTGTGTGGCTTAATGAAAAAAACACATGGCTGCACCAAAACGGTCTGAAGACGATGGCCTTTGTCGCAGGTGATCATCTTAAGCGTGGTCCAATTGGCGCTGGTCTACCAACGTTAGAAGAACAGCGTGATGAAAATCCGCTGGCTGCAACATTAGAATTACAAAAATTGGGTTGTGATCGTGTCTTTATTGGCGATCCTAGTCTTAAACCAGCCACGATTACCAGTTTTACTAATTATTTAAAGCATGGTGCGATTACTCTGCATGTAACTGAAGCTCCTGAGCAATTAACGGCGCAAAAGTGGCATAATCGTCCTGATGTCGCACGGGATGTTATTCGCTTAGTTGAAGGCAGAAGAAGGCAGCTGTTTGACGTGGAACCGCAGTCTAAGGTTGCGCCGCGGCCACAAGGCACAATTACTTGCGATAATCGCCGTTATTTGCGTTACCAAGGCGAATTACAGGTGACCAAGACCAATCTACCAGCAGACGAGCGGGTAAACGTCTTAGGCCATGTAATAGCGGCTGATTTGCCGCTATTAGCGCAAGTTGATGCCAATCAGGCTATCATTTTTGAAAAAGTTAATCAAGCATAA
- a CDS encoding SLAP domain-containing protein, which yields MKFNHKLMTVSAAVLLSAGPVVSGMQAATVQAAKKTSTNKNTSKKGTIQFSHNAYVYDKNGKRLKKYMGSAKYTTIAKGVTVNYTGKKTINGTVYYGLGNGAFVKAGNVGYVDGQKVTTTSTPATSTVTATLKRNAYIYDAKGKTDKKMVKKGAKVTVDQLVYIGSKLYYRISGQSNQFIKSSNVASTSAELKPVNSKPEQKPSKPADNNNQTGATVITLNRNAYIYDGQGNTAKKLVKKGQQVTVDQLKYIGSKLYYRINDSNYPGKDQWVKKSNVGVVTGSQLKPENSQPAADDNATVITLGRDSHVYNAQGVAQATNTFPKGHTARVTELRYIWVAADNKAELFYALQSDKNGYIKDDDVSGISGAKLTPVNTPQAAQEAITVASATDKSDLQTALNQDATVKSSDAYKLSAKSLRDAYDTASASASQVNSSQTATVGQVKDALAKLTAAKSALNGKKVVVADLNNLTVAEANQIVQLAASTNDVATSVVQFSNNNTTLTITGANGFQQTLNIADYATTTK from the coding sequence ATGAAATTTAATCATAAGTTAATGACAGTTTCGGCTGCGGTATTACTTAGTGCAGGTCCAGTTGTCAGCGGTATGCAAGCAGCTACTGTGCAAGCAGCTAAGAAAACTTCGACTAATAAGAACACCTCAAAGAAGGGGACAATTCAATTTAGTCATAATGCTTATGTTTATGACAAGAACGGCAAGCGTTTGAAGAAGTATATGGGTAGTGCCAAGTACACCACGATTGCTAAGGGTGTAACTGTTAATTACACTGGCAAAAAGACAATTAACGGCACTGTATATTACGGATTGGGTAACGGTGCCTTTGTAAAGGCCGGCAATGTTGGTTATGTTGATGGTCAAAAGGTTACGACAACTTCAACTCCTGCTACATCAACGGTTACAGCAACACTTAAGCGTAATGCCTACATCTATGATGCTAAGGGCAAGACCGACAAGAAAATGGTCAAAAAAGGAGCTAAGGTTACTGTTGACCAATTAGTTTACATTGGTTCAAAACTCTATTACAGAATTAGCGGTCAAAGCAATCAATTCATCAAGTCAAGCAATGTAGCATCGACTTCTGCTGAATTAAAGCCAGTTAATAGCAAGCCTGAACAAAAGCCATCTAAGCCAGCTGATAACAATAATCAGACTGGCGCAACGGTAATCACATTGAACCGCAATGCTTATATTTATGATGGTCAAGGCAATACAGCTAAAAAATTGGTCAAAAAGGGTCAACAAGTTACTGTTGACCAATTAAAATACATTGGCAGTAAACTTTACTACCGGATTAACGACAGTAATTACCCTGGTAAGGACCAATGGGTTAAGAAGAGCAATGTTGGCGTAGTTACTGGCAGCCAATTAAAGCCAGAAAACAGTCAACCTGCTGCTGATGATAATGCAACTGTAATTACTTTGGGTCGTGACAGTCATGTTTACAACGCCCAAGGTGTTGCCCAAGCAACTAATACTTTTCCTAAAGGTCATACAGCACGTGTAACTGAATTGCGTTATATTTGGGTTGCCGCTGATAATAAGGCAGAATTGTTCTATGCTTTGCAAAGCGACAAGAATGGCTACATCAAAGATGATGATGTTAGTGGCATCAGTGGTGCTAAATTAACACCAGTAAACACTCCGCAAGCTGCACAAGAAGCAATTACAGTAGCTTCTGCCACTGATAAGAGCGACTTGCAAACTGCTTTGAACCAAGATGCAACAGTTAAGAGTAGTGATGCTTATAAGCTATCTGCTAAGTCTTTGCGCGATGCTTACGACACTGCATCTGCATCTGCCAGCCAAGTTAATAGTTCACAAACTGCAACAGTTGGTCAAGTTAAGGATGCCTTGGCTAAATTGACAGCTGCCAAGAGTGCACTTAATGGCAAAAAGGTAGTAGTCGCTGATTTGAATAATTTAACAGTCGCTGAAGCTAATCAAATTGTTCAATTAGCTGCAAGTACTAATGACGTTGCTACAAGTGTCGTACAATTTAGTAATAACAATACTACTTTGACGATTACCGGTGCTAATGGCTTCCAACAAACATTAAATATTGCAGATTACGCAACAACTACTAAATAA
- the glmU gene encoding bifunctional UDP-N-acetylglucosamine diphosphorylase/glucosamine-1-phosphate N-acetyltransferase GlmU, translated as MKKFVVVLAAGKGTRMKSKLYKVLHQVCGKTMVEHVVESAQAINPDKIVTVVGNGAEEVEKVLAGKSEFALQKQQLGTGDAVLTAQEQLAGQDGATLVITGDTPLFTSQTFQSLFDYHQKKGNAATVLTAQAPNPYGYGRIIRDDQDNVLRIVEQKDGNHEELKVKEINTGVFCFDNQKLFAALRQVTNHNAQGEYYLTDVLEILRNSGERVGAYKMPDFSESLGVNDRIALAQASKIMQKRINEEHMRNGVTFVDPETAYIDTDVTIGNDTVIEANVVIKGKTTIGSDCLITSGSRIVDTKIGNDVTVTSSTLEEAQMDDHTDIGPNSHLRPKAIIREGAHIGNFVEVKNAEIGQNSKVGHLTYVGDATLGKDVNVGCGTIFANYDGVQKDHTNVGDRAFIGSGATLVAPVNVADHAFVAADSTITKDVAKYDMAIARGRQVNKPDYWHKLPLSKGEDWQ; from the coding sequence ATGAAGAAGTTTGTAGTTGTTCTTGCTGCTGGCAAGGGTACCCGCATGAAGTCCAAGTTGTACAAAGTTTTGCATCAAGTTTGCGGCAAGACGATGGTTGAGCATGTTGTTGAGTCTGCTCAAGCAATCAATCCCGATAAAATTGTGACCGTTGTCGGTAACGGCGCTGAAGAAGTTGAAAAAGTATTAGCTGGCAAGTCCGAATTTGCCCTGCAAAAGCAGCAATTGGGTACTGGTGATGCGGTCCTAACGGCGCAAGAGCAATTAGCGGGTCAAGATGGCGCCACGCTGGTAATTACCGGTGATACGCCACTGTTTACCAGTCAAACTTTTCAGAGTCTGTTTGACTATCACCAAAAAAAGGGTAATGCGGCCACTGTTTTAACGGCGCAAGCACCTAATCCTTATGGTTATGGCCGGATTATTCGTGATGACCAGGATAATGTCTTACGGATTGTCGAACAAAAAGACGGTAATCATGAGGAACTTAAGGTTAAAGAAATCAACACTGGTGTGTTCTGCTTTGATAACCAAAAGCTTTTTGCGGCTCTAAGACAAGTTACAAATCACAATGCTCAAGGTGAGTATTACTTAACTGATGTTTTGGAAATTTTGCGTAACAGCGGCGAACGCGTTGGAGCTTATAAGATGCCTGACTTTAGTGAAAGTCTGGGTGTGAATGATCGCATTGCTTTAGCACAAGCCAGCAAAATTATGCAAAAACGGATTAATGAGGAACACATGCGTAATGGTGTGACTTTTGTTGACCCAGAGACTGCTTATATTGATACTGATGTTACAATTGGTAACGATACGGTAATTGAGGCAAATGTTGTTATTAAGGGTAAGACAACAATTGGCAGTGATTGCTTGATTACGTCTGGTTCCAGAATTGTCGATACCAAGATTGGCAACGATGTGACAGTAACTTCATCTACACTTGAAGAGGCGCAAATGGACGACCACACTGATATTGGGCCTAATTCACACTTGCGTCCGAAGGCAATTATTCGCGAAGGTGCCCATATTGGTAATTTTGTCGAAGTTAAGAATGCGGAAATTGGGCAAAATTCTAAGGTCGGACACTTAACTTATGTTGGTGATGCTACTTTAGGTAAGGATGTTAATGTGGGCTGTGGCACTATCTTTGCTAATTATGATGGTGTTCAAAAAGACCATACAAACGTTGGTGACCGTGCCTTTATTGGTTCTGGGGCAACTTTAGTGGCTCCGGTTAACGTGGCCGACCATGCCTTTGTGGCTGCTGACTCAACGATTACCAAAGACGTTGCTAAGTATGATATGGCGATTGCCCGTGGGCGGCAGGTTAATAAACCAGATTATTGGCACAAGTTACCTTTATCTAAGGGTGAGGATTGGCAATAG
- the purR gene encoding pur operon repressor, whose product MKRSERLVDMTKRLMERPHELIPLPFFAKQYGAAKSSISEDLAILKHTLAANQDGILETVAGAAGGVRYVPFWGKKHAQNYLTDLAARIEDPNRILAGGFVYLSDILGDPQELERIGKLIATRYAYSNIDVVMTIETKGIALAQAVARYLNVPFIIARKRSKVTEGATVSVNYISSSLDRVSKMELPTRVLNENSNVLLVDDFMMAGGTLTGMQQLVKEFNSNIAGICVLCEADFDDVKLIEGHLSLVKIKKVDAAKRVILAEPGNFVVHTDFNRF is encoded by the coding sequence ATGAAACGTTCAGAGAGATTAGTTGATATGACTAAGCGGTTAATGGAACGACCACACGAATTAATTCCGTTACCGTTTTTTGCCAAGCAATATGGTGCCGCAAAGTCGTCAATTTCTGAAGATTTAGCCATTTTGAAGCACACTTTAGCTGCTAATCAAGATGGTATTTTAGAGACAGTTGCCGGGGCTGCCGGTGGGGTAAGGTATGTTCCTTTTTGGGGGAAGAAGCATGCGCAAAATTACTTGACAGACCTAGCTGCGCGGATTGAAGATCCGAACCGAATTTTAGCAGGAGGTTTTGTTTACCTGTCCGATATTTTGGGCGATCCACAAGAATTGGAACGGATTGGTAAGTTAATCGCTACACGTTATGCTTATTCAAACATTGACGTTGTGATGACTATTGAAACCAAGGGGATTGCCTTGGCGCAAGCAGTTGCACGCTACTTGAATGTTCCGTTCATTATTGCCCGCAAGCGTTCAAAGGTTACAGAAGGTGCGACAGTATCTGTCAACTATATTTCTTCATCACTTGATCGCGTGTCTAAGATGGAATTGCCGACGCGAGTATTGAATGAAAATTCTAATGTTTTGCTTGTAGACGACTTTATGATGGCCGGTGGAACGCTGACAGGGATGCAGCAATTAGTTAAGGAATTTAACAGTAATATTGCTGGAATTTGCGTCTTGTGTGAGGCTGACTTTGATGATGTTAAGTTAATTGAAGGTCACCTTTCTTTAGTGAAAATTAAAAAGGTTGACGCTGCCAAACGAGTTATTTTGGCTGAACCGGGTAATTTTGTGGTACATACCGATTTTAACCGCTTTTAG
- a CDS encoding Veg family protein, with amino-acid sequence MPTSIITIKHELDSHLGDPLTVVARAGRKKITKRRGILRETFPAVFVVDLDQDQNNFKHVSYSYTDLLTKNITLKFDDGANAAEA; translated from the coding sequence GTGCCAACATCAATTATTACCATTAAACATGAGTTAGATTCACATTTAGGTGATCCTTTAACAGTAGTCGCAAGAGCCGGTCGGAAGAAGATAACTAAGAGACGGGGAATTTTGAGAGAAACATTTCCTGCAGTCTTTGTTGTCGATTTAGACCAAGATCAAAATAATTTTAAGCATGTTTCTTATAGTTATACTGATTTGTTAACCAAAAATATTACATTAAAATTTGATGATGGGGCTAATGCGGCCGAAGCATAA
- the rsmA gene encoding 16S rRNA (adenine(1518)-N(6)/adenine(1519)-N(6))-dimethyltransferase RsmA has product MNNEIPIGSPIRTQAIINRYFVKAKKNLGQNFLVDLAAIQGIVQAAQIQPGDQVIEIGPGIGSLTEQLLIAGAKVFAYEVDDDLPEILDNELPKQINGVPIKERFELMMKDILQADFKEDLKDFFDLTKPIKVVANLPYYITTPIIFFLNESELNFASLTLMMQKEVADRLGAEPGSKAYGPLSIAVQIEMNVTEALTVKSTSFIPRPKVDSSVVVLTPLTQKPDVGDAKHFNWVVKMCFAQRRKTLNNNLKNLIPDAAAREQLIASLGVDARIRPEQLSIAQFAQIAAAIKKQ; this is encoded by the coding sequence ATGAATAATGAGATTCCTATTGGCTCGCCGATAAGGACGCAGGCAATAATTAACCGTTATTTTGTTAAGGCGAAGAAAAATCTGGGACAGAACTTCTTAGTTGATCTGGCTGCAATTCAAGGGATTGTGCAGGCAGCACAAATTCAACCTGGCGACCAGGTAATAGAAATTGGCCCGGGGATTGGCTCGTTAACCGAACAATTGCTCATTGCTGGGGCAAAGGTCTTTGCCTATGAGGTTGATGATGATTTGCCAGAAATCTTAGACAACGAATTGCCTAAACAGATTAACGGTGTGCCGATTAAGGAACGCTTTGAGTTAATGATGAAGGATATTCTGCAGGCCGATTTTAAGGAAGACCTAAAAGACTTCTTTGATTTAACTAAGCCAATCAAGGTAGTTGCGAATTTACCATATTACATCACGACGCCAATTATTTTCTTCTTGAATGAGTCCGAGTTGAACTTTGCCAGCCTTACTTTAATGATGCAAAAAGAGGTGGCTGACCGCTTGGGTGCTGAACCTGGCTCCAAAGCCTACGGCCCGCTTTCAATTGCAGTGCAAATTGAAATGAATGTAACTGAAGCATTAACCGTAAAAAGCACTTCCTTTATCCCACGGCCAAAAGTCGATTCAAGTGTAGTTGTCTTGACGCCGTTGACGCAGAAGCCGGATGTTGGCGACGCGAAGCACTTTAATTGGGTAGTCAAAATGTGCTTTGCGCAACGTCGTAAAACATTGAATAATAACTTAAAGAACTTGATTCCAGATGCTGCTGCAAGGGAACAACTGATTGCATCATTGGGAGTTGACGCGCGCATTCGCCCAGAGCAACTTTCAATTGCGCAGTTTGCACAAATAGCGGCAGCAATTAAGAAGCAATAA
- the rnmV gene encoding ribonuclease M5 has product MVLTKKQFNAVVVVEGKDDTIRLKQFFPGIETIETNGSDVPQAVLTELQELIKKRDVIVLTDPDLNGERIRRLVTEAVPNAKQAFITRKEGVPQKRGNSLGVEHASKEALTRALSDLHEVKLDQSDLTKEAYQQLGLASGQGSRKLREQVGIKLRVGYGNAKQFYKRLHTFGVTLAELTAAVEEAKDE; this is encoded by the coding sequence ATGGTCTTAACTAAAAAACAATTTAATGCAGTTGTGGTCGTTGAGGGAAAGGACGACACAATTCGACTGAAGCAATTTTTCCCAGGGATTGAAACAATTGAAACTAACGGTTCAGATGTGCCCCAAGCGGTTTTAACTGAATTACAGGAACTAATTAAAAAGCGGGACGTCATTGTGTTGACCGATCCAGACTTAAACGGCGAACGCATTCGCCGGTTGGTAACTGAAGCAGTCCCCAATGCTAAACAAGCCTTTATTACCCGTAAAGAAGGAGTTCCACAAAAGCGGGGCAACTCACTGGGCGTTGAACATGCATCAAAAGAGGCCTTAACGCGGGCTTTAAGTGATCTTCACGAAGTTAAGCTGGATCAGAGTGATTTAACTAAAGAAGCCTACCAGCAATTAGGTTTGGCTAGCGGGCAAGGTTCGCGCAAGCTGCGTGAACAAGTAGGAATTAAATTGCGTGTGGGTTATGGTAATGCCAAGCAATTTTATAAGCGGCTGCATACCTTTGGGGTAACACTAGCAGAATTAACTGCGGCAGTTGAGGAGGCAAAAGATGAATAA
- a CDS encoding TatD family hydrolase, with protein sequence MELIDNHTHLQDEPFRGKEEFYINRAQELGVTKMICAGQDPEFNKRAIDLSQRFDNVYAMVGYCPDVAKDYDQQSEDLLIEQLQTPGVVAMGEIGLDYYWDESPRDKQREVMARQIEVAHELHLPVDIHTRDAFSDCYDILKNSNLEYGAILHSFNGDITWLKKFMELNVCFSYSGVVSFTKATEVHESARQTPLDRLLIETDAPFLTPKPYRGRQNEPGNVYYVAQAIAELKDIPIEEVAAATYANTVRVYGLN encoded by the coding sequence ATGGAATTAATTGATAACCATACGCACCTGCAGGACGAACCGTTTCGCGGCAAAGAAGAGTTTTACATTAACCGGGCCCAAGAGCTGGGTGTTACAAAGATGATTTGCGCGGGTCAAGACCCAGAGTTTAATAAGCGGGCAATTGACCTTAGTCAACGCTTTGATAACGTCTATGCCATGGTTGGTTATTGCCCTGATGTTGCTAAGGATTATGACCAGCAGTCAGAAGATTTGCTGATTGAGCAGCTGCAGACGCCTGGTGTTGTTGCCATGGGTGAGATTGGGCTTGACTATTATTGGGATGAATCCCCAAGAGACAAGCAGCGTGAAGTTATGGCGCGGCAAATTGAAGTGGCTCATGAATTGCACTTGCCGGTTGATATTCATACGCGGGATGCTTTTAGCGACTGCTATGATATTTTGAAAAATAGCAACCTTGAATACGGGGCGATTTTGCATAGTTTTAATGGGGATATTACTTGGCTCAAAAAGTTTATGGAGCTAAATGTTTGTTTTTCTTACTCCGGTGTAGTTTCCTTTACTAAGGCAACCGAAGTCCACGAGTCTGCAAGACAAACACCGCTTGACCGCTTGTTGATTGAGACGGATGCGCCGTTTTTGACGCCAAAGCCGTACCGCGGCAGACAAAACGAGCCAGGCAATGTTTACTATGTGGCTCAGGCAATTGCCGAACTGAAAGATATTCCAATAGAAGAAGTTGCTGCGGCAACTTACGCAAATACTGTGAGAGTTTATGGTCTTAACTAA
- the metG gene encoding methionine--tRNA ligase has translation MADKKTFYVTTPIYYPSGRLTIGNAYTTIAADTIARYKRSQGYDTFFLTGTDEHGLKIEQKAEKQGIKPQEFVDNMVVMYKKLWKSLDISYDKFIRTTDEEHVKSVQKIFEKLLKQGDIYLGEYTGWYSVEDEEYFTESQLAEVYKDDAGNVIGGKAPSGHEVQLVKEPSYFFKMSKYADRLQQYYKDHPDFILPHSREKEMVNNFLKPGLEDLSVTRTTVSWGIPVPSDPKHVVYVWIDALSNYITALGYGSDDDSLFKKYWPADVHLVGKEIVRFHTIYWPIMLMALDLPLPEHVIGHGWVLMKDGKMSKSKGNAVYPESITSRYGVDALRYYLMRALPFGSDGVFTPEDFVERVNYDLANDLGNLLNRTVSMINQYQDGHVAPVALEQNELGKQLAAAAEETIADYKKNMDKLYFTQAIEGIWKFIGRANKYIDETTPWALNKEGKKDELSLVMSNLAESLRIVALLIAPIMTRTPVEMFRQLGLDWENADQKKLAFGDCVWDVKVTEKPTPIYPRLKPEEEVKYIKDEMAKAKPKKQSRSEQGKDPEITIDDFDKVKIRVGKILSVEPVQGSSKLLKFQLDFGNGDERQILSGIRKYYPNASELLDRKVLAVTNLKPRKMVGQLSQGMLLSSEKNGEVKLALVGDEHEVGAELG, from the coding sequence ATGGCTGACAAAAAAACTTTTTATGTTACCACACCAATCTATTATCCATCCGGCCGCTTGACGATCGGTAATGCGTACACGACAATTGCTGCTGATACAATTGCGCGTTATAAGCGCAGTCAAGGCTACGATACTTTCTTTTTAACTGGTACTGATGAGCACGGTTTAAAGATTGAGCAAAAGGCTGAAAAGCAAGGCATTAAGCCGCAAGAGTTTGTGGATAACATGGTTGTCATGTATAAAAAGTTGTGGAAGAGTCTTGATATTTCTTACGACAAGTTCATTCGGACAACTGACGAAGAACACGTTAAGAGTGTACAAAAGATTTTTGAAAAGCTATTAAAGCAAGGCGACATCTACCTTGGCGAATACACTGGTTGGTACTCAGTTGAAGATGAGGAATACTTCACTGAATCGCAATTAGCAGAAGTTTACAAAGATGATGCTGGCAATGTAATTGGTGGTAAGGCGCCATCGGGTCACGAAGTACAATTAGTTAAGGAACCATCATACTTCTTCAAGATGAGTAAGTATGCCGACCGCCTGCAGCAATACTACAAGGATCATCCTGACTTTATCCTGCCTCATTCTCGTGAAAAAGAAATGGTTAACAACTTCTTAAAGCCGGGTCTAGAAGACTTGTCCGTTACGCGGACGACGGTTTCTTGGGGAATTCCAGTACCAAGTGACCCTAAGCACGTGGTTTACGTCTGGATTGATGCCCTATCAAACTATATTACGGCACTAGGTTACGGCTCTGACGATGATTCCTTATTTAAGAAATACTGGCCGGCTGATGTTCATTTGGTTGGTAAGGAAATTGTTCGCTTCCATACAATTTATTGGCCAATTATGTTAATGGCACTGGACTTGCCGCTGCCAGAACACGTTATTGGTCACGGTTGGGTGCTGATGAAGGATGGCAAGATGTCCAAGTCTAAGGGCAATGCCGTTTATCCAGAATCAATCACTAGCCGTTATGGTGTTGACGCCTTGCGGTACTACTTGATGCGGGCATTGCCGTTTGGTTCAGATGGTGTCTTCACACCAGAAGACTTTGTCGAGAGAGTTAACTATGATTTGGCAAATGACCTGGGCAACTTGCTTAATCGGACTGTTTCAATGATTAACCAATATCAAGATGGTCACGTTGCTCCAGTTGCTTTAGAGCAAAACGAATTGGGCAAACAATTGGCTGCAGCTGCAGAAGAAACGATTGCTGACTACAAGAAGAATATGGATAAGCTTTACTTTACCCAAGCAATTGAAGGCATTTGGAAGTTTATTGGTCGGGCCAACAAGTATATTGATGAAACGACACCATGGGCTTTGAACAAGGAAGGCAAGAAGGACGAATTGTCTTTGGTAATGTCCAACTTGGCTGAAAGCTTACGAATTGTTGCCTTATTAATTGCGCCAATCATGACTAGAACACCAGTAGAGATGTTTAGACAACTTGGTTTGGATTGGGAAAATGCCGACCAAAAGAAACTAGCCTTTGGCGACTGTGTTTGGGATGTTAAGGTAACAGAGAAGCCAACTCCAATTTATCCACGCTTAAAACCAGAAGAAGAAGTTAAGTACATCAAGGATGAGATGGCTAAGGCTAAGCCAAAGAAGCAAAGCCGCAGTGAACAAGGCAAAGACCCAGAGATTACCATTGATGATTTTGACAAGGTTAAGATTAGAGTTGGTAAAATTCTGTCAGTTGAACCAGTTCAAGGATCAAGCAAGTTATTGAAATTCCAGCTTGACTTTGGTAATGGTGACGAACGGCAAATCTTGAGCGGTATCCGCAAGTATTATCCAAATGCTAGTGAACTGCTTGACCGCAAAGTATTAGCTGTAACTAACTTAAAGCCGCGTAAGATGGTCGGCCAACTTAGTCAAGGGATGCTATTGTCCAGCGAGAAGAATGGTGAAGTTAAGTTAGCCTTAGTCGGCGATGAACACGAAGTTGGGGCCGAATTAGGTTAA
- a CDS encoding ABC transporter ATP-binding protein codes for MKLKNLTVKYGKQVSLDNLSVEFTNNGKIIGVLGENGAGKTTLINVILGRLNRFKGTRTVDESIAYMPDRFFLYENMRVKQAIKLFKQSFSDFDEARALKILAHFELDPNMKIHDGSKGNHEAIHLALILSRNTDFYVLDEPLSSIDPINRAAFIEAIKSYRRKDSTVLIVTHLLRDLGSMFDEIILMRNGRLILQDTKKNILNKYSSLEEAYFEEVGR; via the coding sequence ATGAAATTAAAGAACTTAACAGTTAAATATGGTAAACAGGTTTCCTTAGATAATTTAAGTGTTGAATTTACAAATAATGGGAAGATTATTGGTGTTCTTGGTGAAAATGGTGCCGGTAAAACGACCCTAATCAATGTAATACTAGGAAGACTAAATCGCTTTAAAGGGACAAGAACAGTTGATGAAAGCATTGCTTATATGCCTGATCGCTTTTTTCTTTATGAAAATATGCGCGTTAAGCAGGCAATAAAATTATTTAAGCAATCTTTTTCTGATTTTGATGAAGCGCGCGCTTTAAAAATACTAGCTCATTTTGAACTTGATCCCAATATGAAAATTCATGATGGCTCTAAAGGTAATCATGAAGCAATCCATTTAGCGTTGATTTTATCGCGGAACACAGACTTCTATGTGCTTGATGAGCCATTGTCGTCAATTGATCCAATTAATCGGGCAGCTTTTATTGAAGCAATTAAAAGCTATCGACGAAAAGACAGTACAGTCTTAATCGTTACCCACTTGTTGCGTGACTTAGGAAGCATGTTTGATGAAATAATCTTGATGAGAAATGGTCGCTTAATTTTGCAAGATACTAAAAAGAATATTCTGAACAAATACAGCAGCCTTGAAGAAGCTTACTTTGAGGAGGTAGGAAGATGA